DNA sequence from the Gemmatimonadales bacterium genome:
GGCTTCAACACCCACACATCCTCACAGTGCATGGCTCGGGGGAAACCGCTGGACAGCTTTGGTATACGATGCCGTATGTGGCAGGCGAGTCTCTCCGGGACCGACTCCGCCGAGAACGTCAGCTGCCGTTGGATGATGCTCTTCAGATCACCCGAGAGATCGCAGACGCCTTAGGGTACGCCCACAGCCAAGGCATCGTTCATCGGGACATCAAGCCAGACAACATCCTGCTGTCGCATGGGCATGCTCTGGTGGCCGACTTCGGAGTGGCCCGGGCCCTCCAGAACGCTGGCGGAGAGCAGCTGACCCAGACCGGCAGCTCGGTGGGGACCCCTGCCTACATGAGTCCGGAGCAGTCCATGGGGGACTCGGTCCTCGACGGCCGCTCGGACCTCTATAGCCTGGGATGCGTGCTCTATGAAATGCTAGCTGGCGAGGCACCGTACACCGGGCCATCGGCGCAAGCCATTGTCGCTAAGCGGCTGCTGGAGCCGGTTCCACATGTGCGCACACTGCGCGAGACGGTGCCGGTGGAGGTGGACCAGGCCCTCGAGCGGGCACTGGCCAAGACGCCAGCCGATCGCTTCCCGACGGCTGAGACGTTTTCCCGGGCAGTCACAGGAATCTCGTCGAACATAACCCCCCGCATGCACCCGCCTTCGGAGCTAGGCGGACGTGAGCGCCACCGAGTGCGCCCCCGAATGGTCGCTGCGGGTGCTGCGCTGGCCGCCATTCTCCTCGCAGGCATGCTGTGGAAGCAGGTATACACGCCGACGGTGGCGGTCGCACCCGACGCCGTCGCTGGCCTCACCCGGCTCGCCGTCCTCCCCTTTGACAACCTCGGCGATTCGGCGGACGCGTATTTCGCTGACGGCATCACCGACGAAATTCGTGGGAAGCTCGCGGCCATTCCCAACCTGCAGGTGATTGCCAGCTCCAGCTCAAACGAGTACCACCATTCGACCAAGCGTCCTGGTGACATCGGGCGCGAGCTGGGTGTGCGCTACCTGCTGCTTGGGCGCGTCCGCTGGGATAAACGGACTGGACGTGCACCCCGGGTCCGGGTCGATCCGGAGTTGATGCAGGTCAGCCAGACCGATGCGCCTACCACCAGGTGGCAACAGCCATTTGATGCGCCGCTCACCGACGTGTTTCAGGTGCAATCCGACATCGCCACGAGAGTCGCCCGCGAACTTCAGCTCACGTTGACACCCTCAACTCAAGACGCACTCGGCCAGCGCCCGACGAAAAGCCTCGCGGCTTACGATGCCTACCTGCGGGGTCTGGAATATGATCGGGCGGGTGAAGATGCCGGTGCGGACCGTGCTCGGGCAGCTTTCCAAGAGGCTATACGTCTTGACTCCACCTTCGCACTGGCCTGGACGGCGCTCGCCTGGACATATGTTCAGACATACCGAAGGGTTCCGGACCAGGGTGATGCCGAATCCTTGCGCCGAGCTACCGACCGAGCCCTGGCGCTCGCGCCAGGCCTGGCGGATGCGCACGCGCGCCTTGGCGAGTACCAAACATTCGTGCGGCATGACAACCGGAAGGCGTTGACGGCGTACGAGGCTGGTCTCCGTCTCGCGCCAAACAACCCGCTGCTGTTGGATAGGATCGGCTGGGCGGAGATGCGGCTCGGGCACTGGGACTCGGCCCTCATTCACTTCGCGCAGGCGACTCAGTTGGATCCACGCTCGGGAGCCCGATTGAGCGACCTAGCCTTTGCGAACTGGATGGTGCGTCGCTACACCGAGGCGCAGGCCAGCGCGGAGCGCGCCTTGGCGCTTGAGCCGGGGACCCGGGGTCTCGTCCAGCGTCGGGTCGGGATCGCATTGAGTGA
Encoded proteins:
- a CDS encoding protein kinase, which codes for MAVDLRDQLQAGLADHYLIGRVLGRGGMATVYLAQDLRHDRPVALKVLHSELAATLGPERFQREIKLAAGLQHPHILTVHGSGETAGQLWYTMPYVAGESLRDRLRRERQLPLDDALQITREIADALGYAHSQGIVHRDIKPDNILLSHGHALVADFGVARALQNAGGEQLTQTGSSVGTPAYMSPEQSMGDSVLDGRSDLYSLGCVLYEMLAGEAPYTGPSAQAIVAKRLLEPVPHVRTLRETVPVEVDQALERALAKTPADRFPTAETFSRAVTGISSNITPRMHPPSELGGRERHRVRPRMVAAGAALAAILLAGMLWKQVYTPTVAVAPDAVAGLTRLAVLPFDNLGDSADAYFADGITDEIRGKLAAIPNLQVIASSSSNEYHHSTKRPGDIGRELGVRYLLLGRVRWDKRTGRAPRVRVDPELMQVSQTDAPTTRWQQPFDAPLTDVFQVQSDIATRVARELQLTLTPSTQDALGQRPTKSLAAYDAYLRGLEYDRAGEDAGADRARAAFQEAIRLDSTFALAWTALAWTYVQTYRRVPDQGDAESLRRATDRALALAPGLADAHARLGEYQTFVRHDNRKALTAYEAGLRLAPNNPLLLDRIGWAEMRLGHWDSALIHFAQATQLDPRSGARLSDLAFANWMVRRYTEAQASAERALALEPGTRGLVQRRVGIALSEGNLMGARQFLHTAPATLDLGPLLADQPVWALDTEQLRTLVGASSSAFGRDKERRSRKLTEAYLQLGDSSRAKAYADSAEAAYRQALERTPDDAGSHAELALILAYLGQHDNAVAEARRASAMLPVNVDALRGYDLRAKLAHIYVLVGDYEKACATLEPLLKLPGPLSPGWLKIDPTFAPLRGNPRFERLVNGT